The Amorphus orientalis sequence CTTGGTGCTGTCGATTGCGGTCGGCGCGGTCTTCGCGCTGGTGCTTCTGGCCTCGCTGAGGAGCGAGGAAGCCCGTCTCTACGAAGCCTCCCGGATGGTCGCGACCTCGATCGCCCAGTCGATCAGCGACGTGGTGCAGCGGGCCGTGCAGGTGGGCATCCCAATCAAAGACCTGACCGGCGTGGACCCCTATCTTTCCGGCATCATCGACGCCAACGAGGAGGTCGACGCGGTCGCCATCAGCGACGCCAACGGCGAGATCCTGTTCCGCGCCGGGAAACCGGCGGAGGAGACGGAAGCGGACGCGGTGTCGGTTCCGGTGGCGGTCGGCAACAGAACCGTCGGCCGAATCCTCGTCACCCCCAAGTTCGTCGCCGTGGCGACGGTCCGGCACGACATCGCCGCCCTCGCGCTGGCCAGCAGCATCCTGGCCGGTCTTCTGGGCGGGCTCTGGTTCCGGCTGCACCGGCTGGAGGAGATCGACCTCCCCTCCGCCCGGCTGGTGGTGGCCTGCCGGGCCGCGGCCCGGGGCAATTTCGCGGACTACAGCAGCCCGCCCGAAAACAGTCCGCTGCGCCGGCTCGGCACGCGGATCGCCCGACTGACCGCCCCGGTGCGCCGCAAGGCCCGCGACGCCTACGCGCTTGCCGACGAAATCCTGGCGATCGACGTCACCGGTGCCTTCACCTCCCGGGTGCAGGACGCGCTGGCGCCGCTTTCCGCCTACCGCTTCGATCATCTGACGCAACCCTACCGGCGGGCAGGCTGGGGCGGCTGGATCGTCCTGCCGATGCTCGTGGCCGCCGAGGCGACGGCCCCCCTGGTCGGCAACTTCATGGCCGACCGGATCGGCCCCGAGCCGATCGCCCAGCTCTATGTCGGCGGCGGGTTCATCGCCGAGGCGCTCGGACGGCTTCTGGCGATCCCGGTGGTGCTGCTGATCGCCGCGCGGCTGCCACGCGCCGGCATGGTCGCGGGGCTCCTGCTCGCGGCCGTCGGGATCGGCTCGACCTACTGGAACCACGATCCCTACCAGTTCGCCGTGGCCCGCTTCGCGGCCGGGTTCGGCATCTGGCTCGCGGCGTGGAGCGCCCTGACGCGCGAGGGAACGGCGCGGCGCCTGCCATGGCGCGCCGCTCTCCTGCTTCTGTGCGCCTGGGGGATCGGCCCCGTCCTCGGTGCCCTGATCGCCGAGTTCTTCGGCCGCCGGATGGCGTTCCTGATCACCGGCATCGCGACGGCGATCCTCGCGCTCGTCTGCCTCACCCAGCCCTGGCGCGGAACCAGCCGCGCGTCCCTCTCCTGGCGCGGCCCACCGCTGCCCGCACTTCTCGCCCTGGTCGCCGTGATGGCCGTAACCGTCGCCTGGCTTCAGATCCACGTCGCCCTGTTCATGCCGATCCGCTATTCCCTGCTCGCGCTGCATTTCGCCCTTGCGGGCGCGGCAATGTCGGTCCCGTGGTGGACCGGGCTCCGCCTGCAGCTGCCGGTCAGTGCGAGCATCGCGCTGGCGGCCGTTGTGGCCTACCTGCTCGCACCTGTTCCGGTCTGGCCGATATCGGTCGCGGTCGGATTCGGGTTCGGGGCGGTGATCGCGGGGCTCGGCGCCCAGGGCTTCCGGATGGCCTCGGCGACAGCCATGATCGCCGGGTTCATGCTCGCCGGGATCGCATCCGTTGTCGGCTTCATCCTGAACCTGGAGCCGCTGTCGATCGTGTGCGTCCTCGCGGCGGCGCTGGTCCTGACGGCAGCCGCGACGTCGGCGCGGACGGGCGCGCGCCGGACGCAGCCGTCCACCCAGTCAGGATAGGCTAGATGCTGTTACGCTCGCGCATCACGATCTTCCTCTCCGTCGCCTTCCTGCTGGTGATCGCGGCGCTGGTTGCGCTCGGCCTCGCCCGCATCCGGCTGGAACAGGAGCGCCTCGCCCACATCGCCATCGAGAGCCAGAGTTCGCTGTGGACCAGCCTGGTGAACGAGGAGGCCGACGACCTGAACACCATCGCCCGGGCCCTGGTGAAGAACATCAACGACCGCAACACGGCGCTGGACCGCGGCCCGCTCGGGCAGACGATCCAGACTGCCGACGAGGCGCCGTCCCACGGCTACGAGATCCAGGTCGTCGATACCAACGGGCAGATTCTCTACTCCAACCGGCCCGAGCTGAACGCCCTGCCGCTCGTGGACGCCGCCGCCTCGGAAATGATCGAGCAGTCGCGGAAAAGCCTCGGCGGCCTGCGCCAGGAGAACCCGGAGCGCTACGTCATCGCGGCG is a genomic window containing:
- a CDS encoding MFS transporter yields the protein MHASGSRASDRVAGLVGLVLSIAVGAVFALVLLASLRSEEARLYEASRMVATSIAQSISDVVQRAVQVGIPIKDLTGVDPYLSGIIDANEEVDAVAISDANGEILFRAGKPAEETEADAVSVPVAVGNRTVGRILVTPKFVAVATVRHDIAALALASSILAGLLGGLWFRLHRLEEIDLPSARLVVACRAAARGNFADYSSPPENSPLRRLGTRIARLTAPVRRKARDAYALADEILAIDVTGAFTSRVQDALAPLSAYRFDHLTQPYRRAGWGGWIVLPMLVAAEATAPLVGNFMADRIGPEPIAQLYVGGGFIAEALGRLLAIPVVLLIAARLPRAGMVAGLLLAAVGIGSTYWNHDPYQFAVARFAAGFGIWLAAWSALTREGTARRLPWRAALLLLCAWGIGPVLGALIAEFFGRRMAFLITGIATAILALVCLTQPWRGTSRASLSWRGPPLPALLALVAVMAVTVAWLQIHVALFMPIRYSLLALHFALAGAAMSVPWWTGLRLQLPVSASIALAAVVAYLLAPVPVWPISVAVGFGFGAVIAGLGAQGFRMASATAMIAGFMLAGIASVVGFILNLEPLSIVCVLAAALVLTAAATSARTGARRTQPSTQSG